A genomic stretch from Alteribacter keqinensis includes:
- the nuoH gene encoding NADH-quinone oxidoreductase subunit NuoH: MIVYAVCLMLLLLGAVTYAILFERKVIGYMQVRIGPNRHGPWGMLQTVADVSKLLMKEDVIPRAADRPIFILAPVVAFVPSFAIYATIPWSENLYAADLNIGILYFIGISSITTLGVVMGGWASNNKYSLMGAMRSVAQVISYEIPLVLSIVGVVILAGSLNFREIVFYQESIGLWLIIPQFLGFLVYMIAAIAELNRSPFDLPEAESELVSGYHTEYSGFRYAFFMLAEYTYAIAISALATTLFLGGWLGPAFLPGVVWFLLKMCVFMFIWFWLRATLPRARVDHLMGFGWKVLIPLALLNIVITSIIKVWMG, from the coding sequence ATGATCGTCTACGCCGTCTGTCTCATGCTCCTTCTTCTCGGGGCTGTCACATACGCGATCCTTTTCGAACGGAAGGTGATCGGCTATATGCAGGTGCGAATCGGCCCGAACAGGCACGGTCCATGGGGGATGCTTCAGACGGTCGCCGATGTGTCGAAGCTTCTGATGAAAGAAGACGTCATCCCCCGGGCTGCAGACCGGCCGATTTTTATCCTCGCGCCGGTCGTTGCCTTCGTACCGTCGTTTGCCATTTACGCCACAATCCCTTGGAGCGAGAACCTGTACGCTGCCGACCTGAATATCGGAATTCTCTACTTCATCGGGATTTCATCCATTACAACCCTCGGCGTTGTGATGGGGGGATGGGCGTCCAACAACAAATATTCACTCATGGGGGCCATGCGAAGCGTCGCACAGGTGATCAGCTATGAGATTCCCCTCGTTTTGTCCATCGTCGGTGTGGTTATTCTCGCCGGATCGCTCAACTTCCGTGAGATTGTTTTTTACCAGGAATCGATCGGCCTGTGGCTCATCATTCCACAGTTTCTCGGTTTCCTAGTCTACATGATTGCAGCGATTGCCGAGCTGAACCGTTCACCGTTTGATTTGCCCGAAGCTGAATCGGAGCTTGTCTCCGGCTATCACACAGAATACTCCGGTTTCCGGTATGCTTTCTTCATGCTTGCTGAATATACGTACGCCATCGCCATCTCAGCCCTGGCCACAACCCTTTTCCTTGGCGGGTGGCTCGGACCGGCCTTTCTGCCTGGCGTCGTATGGTTTTTACTTAAAATGTGTGTGTTTATGTTCATCTGGTTCTGGCTCCGCGCCACTTTGCCACGCGCTAGGGTCGACCACTTAATGGGCTTCGGATGGAAAGTGCTCATCCCGCTGGCCCTCCTGAACATCGTGATAACGTCGATCATCAAAGTGTGGATGGGGTGA